In Wenyingzhuangia fucanilytica, the following are encoded in one genomic region:
- a CDS encoding CYTH domain-containing protein, translated as MNYTEIERKFLVNNLSFIKTSYDSNRIEQGYLNSNKDRAVRVRIKNNKGFLTIKGASNESGTTRFEWEKEILVTEATQLLAICEPGVISKTRYLVKLNQHTFEVDVFDGDNKGLIVAEVELTSENEVFEKPDWLGKEVTGEVKYYNSQLSKNPYKNW; from the coding sequence ATGAATTATACAGAAATTGAACGTAAGTTTTTAGTAAATAATTTAAGCTTTATAAAAACTAGTTATGATAGCAATCGAATTGAACAAGGTTACTTAAATTCTAACAAAGACAGAGCAGTAAGGGTTAGAATAAAAAACAACAAGGGTTTTTTAACCATTAAAGGAGCTTCTAACGAAAGTGGAACCACTCGTTTTGAATGGGAAAAAGAAATTTTGGTAACAGAAGCCACTCAATTATTAGCCATTTGTGAACCTGGAGTAATCAGCAAGACAAGATATTTGGTAAAATTAAATCAACATACTTTTGAAGTTGATGTTTTTGATGGAGATAACAAAGGATTAATTGTTGCCGAAGTTGAATTAACCTCAGAAAATGAAGTTTTTGAAAAACCTGATTGGTTAGGAAAAGAAGTTACAGGAGAAGTAAAATATTACAACTCACAATTAAGTAAAAACCCATATAAAAATTGGTAA
- the trhA gene encoding PAQR family membrane homeostasis protein TrhA has product MDFKVTYYEPLEEKWNVWSHAIGFFLSLIMFPFLMYKAIASNSGAAILSYAIYGISMMVLYAASTLYHSAINQKVRYYLNILDHSAVYVLIAGSYAPISLVVLEGKIGWLVFGISWLVAILGIVFKIYFIGRYKVISVLSYVFMGWIILFFLKSLIQNLPLWGQRWLLWGGIFYSIGAYFYAANKIKYNHAIFHILVLLGSLCHFIVIYYHTIK; this is encoded by the coding sequence ATGGATTTTAAGGTGACATATTATGAGCCACTAGAGGAAAAATGGAACGTATGGTCTCACGCCATCGGATTTTTTCTCAGCCTTATTATGTTTCCTTTTTTGATGTATAAAGCCATTGCATCTAATAGTGGAGCAGCTATTTTAAGTTATGCTATTTATGGAATTAGTATGATGGTTTTGTATGCAGCTTCTACTTTGTATCACAGTGCAATTAATCAAAAAGTAAGATATTATCTTAATATTTTAGATCATTCAGCAGTATACGTTTTAATAGCAGGTTCTTATGCTCCAATTTCTTTGGTGGTGTTAGAAGGAAAAATTGGATGGTTGGTTTTTGGAATTTCGTGGTTGGTGGCTATTTTGGGAATTGTGTTTAAAATTTATTTTATAGGTAGATATAAAGTAATATCAGTATTATCTTATGTTTTTATGGGCTGGATTATCTTATTCTTTTTAAAATCTTTAATTCAGAATCTACCTCTTTGGGGACAACGTTGGTTGTTGTGGGGAGGGATTTTTTACTCCATAGGGGCGTATTTTTACGCGGCCAATAAAATAAAATACAACCACGCTATTTTTCACATTTTGGTGTTATTAGGTAGTTTGTGTCATTTTATTGTAATTTATTATCACACCATAAAATAA
- a CDS encoding two-component regulator propeller domain-containing protein has product MKKMRYLFAFLFCFTNLVFAQRDYSNQWQDLYSYNNVKDFTIVGNKLYAISNNAMFVYDIETDDTQKFSSVNGLSGTTTSSISFDDISSNIIIGYENGLIELISDDNVVVPLTGIRDNLILVDKIVKGVYSAQNQSYVFGDFGIVELDIANFEFGDTYKLSNSSSSYSVNQIAIENNTLYAATNNGLYKIDLSLNPIIFNNWTQVTSGNITGLLNLNGEVYFTKGSSVFEITNPTTSVISESNNILNINFNPSSSELIITMSNLVTLYETSTFTKTDQVNLSSAANYNFTTTKAIISNNEVYVNTTNFGILNTPLTDKVNYTELHPDGPSANDIFSITVSNGQKWISYGGFNPSYNGLNRYRGVDYFVNGTWNYLKNNEIGSKKDYLKIIVDPFDSSRVLIASIRDGVTELNDFNFVKRWVKNNTNNILPGHYISGEAFVGNMIIDKNNMIWTANSSAVDNKFFSRYNGEKNDVDRWETKITFPDIGGSEGFVRGFNKMYVDRNNNVYAATARTGLFVFNADPVSDESKREITVLNDQANKGQLKSNYVFSVVADENDRVWIGTGLGLVVFDDYDNLYSATKRPANTLIIEENGAARELLADTQVNDIIIDLAGNKWFATQGAGVIQTSSDGQTTYNIFNTSNSPLPDNIVIDLELDEITGEIYMVTEKGMLSYNSKNEPFGTSITPIIAYPNPAIRNQVGHENITIVAKDGNGIPDGTNVKIMDVSGKLVYETNVNQSNQSFGGKIVWNKTNLRGNPVVSGVYIVLLSKADGSESTTTKIAIVN; this is encoded by the coding sequence ATGAAGAAAATGAGATATTTATTTGCTTTCCTATTTTGTTTTACAAATTTAGTTTTTGCCCAAAGAGATTATTCTAATCAATGGCAAGATTTATATTCATATAATAACGTTAAAGATTTTACAATAGTAGGAAATAAATTGTATGCTATATCAAATAATGCAATGTTTGTATATGATATTGAGACTGATGATACTCAAAAATTTTCTTCAGTAAACGGTTTGTCGGGAACAACAACTTCAAGTATTTCTTTTGACGATATATCATCAAATATTATCATAGGTTATGAAAATGGATTAATTGAACTTATTTCTGATGATAATGTGGTAGTTCCATTAACGGGAATAAGAGATAACCTTATTTTGGTTGATAAAATTGTTAAAGGAGTATATAGCGCTCAAAATCAATCATATGTTTTTGGGGATTTTGGAATTGTTGAGTTAGATATAGCAAATTTTGAGTTTGGAGATACTTATAAATTGAGTAATTCAAGTAGTTCTTATTCAGTAAACCAAATCGCAATAGAGAATAATACTCTTTATGCTGCAACAAACAATGGTTTATATAAAATAGATTTAAGCTTAAATCCAATAATTTTTAATAATTGGACACAAGTAACTTCTGGTAACATAACCGGTTTACTAAATTTAAATGGCGAGGTTTATTTTACAAAAGGATCTAGTGTTTTTGAAATAACAAATCCTACAACAAGTGTTATAAGCGAATCTAATAATATTTTAAACATAAATTTTAATCCATCATCAAGTGAATTAATCATTACCATGTCTAATTTGGTAACTTTATATGAAACTTCAACTTTTACAAAAACAGACCAAGTAAATTTATCTTCAGCAGCGAACTATAATTTTACAACTACAAAAGCAATTATTAGTAATAATGAAGTTTATGTAAATACAACCAATTTTGGGATTTTAAATACGCCATTAACTGATAAGGTAAATTATACAGAATTACACCCTGATGGTCCTTCTGCAAATGATATTTTTAGCATTACTGTAAGTAATGGTCAAAAATGGATTTCTTATGGAGGTTTTAATCCATCTTATAATGGGTTAAACCGATATAGAGGTGTCGATTATTTTGTAAATGGAACATGGAATTATTTAAAAAATAATGAAATTGGTAGTAAAAAAGACTATTTAAAGATAATTGTTGATCCTTTTGATAGTTCTAGGGTTTTAATTGCGAGTATTAGAGACGGAGTTACAGAGTTAAATGATTTTAATTTCGTTAAACGATGGGTAAAAAATAATACTAATAATATTTTACCAGGACACTATATTTCTGGAGAGGCTTTTGTTGGAAATATGATTATTGATAAAAATAATATGATATGGACAGCAAATTCTAGTGCAGTAGATAATAAGTTTTTTTCAAGGTATAATGGTGAAAAAAATGATGTTGATAGATGGGAAACAAAAATTACATTTCCTGATATTGGTGGTAGTGAAGGGTTTGTTAGAGGGTTTAATAAAATGTATGTAGATCGTAATAATAATGTTTATGCAGCTACTGCAAGAACAGGGCTGTTTGTTTTTAATGCCGATCCAGTTTCTGACGAAAGTAAAAGAGAAATAACAGTTTTAAATGATCAAGCAAATAAAGGACAGTTAAAATCTAATTATGTTTTTTCTGTGGTTGCTGATGAAAACGATAGAGTTTGGATTGGAACTGGTCTAGGATTAGTTGTGTTTGATGATTATGATAATTTGTATAGTGCTACAAAAAGACCCGCTAATACACTTATTATTGAAGAAAACGGTGCGGCTAGAGAATTGTTGGCAGACACTCAAGTAAATGATATTATTATAGATTTAGCAGGTAATAAATGGTTTGCTACCCAAGGAGCGGGAGTTATACAAACTTCTTCGGATGGACAAACAACTTATAATATTTTTAATACATCAAACTCACCATTACCTGATAATATAGTAATAGATTTAGAGTTAGATGAAATTACAGGGGAAATTTATATGGTCACTGAAAAAGGAATGTTGTCCTATAATAGTAAAAACGAACCTTTTGGAACTAGTATTACTCCTATCATTGCTTATCCTAACCCTGCAATTAGAAATCAAGTTGGACATGAAAATATTACGATTGTAGCCAAAGATGGAAACGGTATTCCTGATGGTACTAACGTAAAAATAATGGATGTGTCTGGTAAGTTGGTTTACGAAACTAATGTAAACCAATCTAATCAATCTTTTGGAGGTAAAATTGTTTGGAACAAAACAAACCTAAGAGGAAACCCTGTTGTATCTGGAGTGTACATTGTTTTGTTGTCAAAAGCAGATGGTTCAGAAAGTACAACAACTAAAATTGCCATTGTAAATTAA